acctgaaacatcctcagattgttacaaagattcattaaaaagaaaacaatgaaagagaaaagatccaaatgttcgacttggtcatttgctgtttgaggacagtgatgctcatatctgtggggaaagtgtgacctgagtgggttcatgtttgtctttaaagagctgctctgattctctttgtgtctgatctgtgaaacagtctgagaggtcacacagagacccagcagctaaagcctggatcatactggctgctgttactccATCAGGACAACACTGGACCACAGTGGTGTGGGTGTAGTGGATAATCCCACCATACTGATGCTCAGAGTTAATCACAGGGAACAAAACCAGATGTGACCTTCAGATTGTGACCTTTGGAGTGGACGATGCAGATTTCAATAGagaataaatgttgttgtttttcagctgtgaaaAAAGAATCTAATTTTCTGAACTTAAGAATTTATGATGGTGGAAAAAACACGGAGACAATAACACAACATTTCACTGTATTCATAGAATGAATGTAAAACTGTCAGacattcattaaatatgcaaaatgtcCACAGAAGCATCAGAGGCTCAGATGTGAAGCACTCAGTGATTTTGATAAAATGACTCATCAGTTATTGATCTGTACTACACTGATCTACCACGTTAGTAAAGCTGGTGTTCTGGTGGTGGAGGGAGACCTCGGATCATGTTCTGGTGTTGGAGCAGTGATCTGCTGATGGTTCAGTTTAATGAGCTTCTTCAAAATCCTCCCTGACATCACCACTGAAAGGACGTCCatgaaaacagactgaaaattacTGATATGTTCACAATCTGAGAGTTTAAAACTTGACAGACTTGATTCAGATGAAgttatttgagcagaaactcctgGATCTTTATCCTGTGTTGATCTAATCCttcatggttcctccacagagtggaccagcagagctcagaggttcccagtgctcagtctgcccagcagcatcaaacacagctggactccatatttatggtctgtacatgtacaacaactactgttACATCTGTTCTGTccacagtcatctccatgctgctctttgtagaccagtgtcagtgtgtccaacatggatctgatgtttggctccatgatttcagtctgatcggctcattcataaatattctgttccagctgctggaggacaacatcatcacttttgtgaagaacgagctgaagaagatccagaaggttctgagtccagattacccagaatgcttagagagtcagaggagcagcagcagagaggcatttgtgaagatcacagtggacttcctgaggagaatgaagcaggaggagctggctgaccgtctgcagagacgtaagaggatttatctaaagatttaagctgctggataaatgaacattttccaGAGATGGAAGATGGAGCAACATGTTTTAAAGATTAGTTCTTTTTGGAATtgagtgtttatttttcttctcattcAGAACTTCAAGCTGCAGTTTGTCATCGTAACCTTAAATCTgctctgaagaagaagttccagtgtgtgtttgagggcatcgctaaagcaggaaacacaacccttctgaatcagatctacacagagctctacatcacagagggagggactgcagaggtcaatgatgaacatgaggtcagacagattgaaacagcatccaggaaaccagacagaccagaaacaaccatcagacaagaagacatctttaaagcctcacctggaagagacgaaccaatcagaacagtgctgacaaagggagtggctggcattgggaaaacagtcttaacacagaaatacagcctggactgggctgaagacaaagccaaccaggacatccagttcatatttccattcactttcagagagctgaatgtgctgaaagaggaaaagttcagcttggtggaacttgttcatcacttctttactgaaaccaaagaagcaggaatctgcagctttgaagacttccaggttgtgttcatctttgatggtctggatgagtgtcgacttcctctggacttccacaaaactacaatcctaactgaccctagaaagtccacctcagtggatgtgctgctgataaacctcatcagggggaaactgcttccctctgctcgcctctggataaccacacgacctgcagcagccaatcagatccctccttgGTGTGTcgacatggtgacagaggtcagagggttcactgacccacagaaggaggagtacttcaggaagagattcagagatgaggagcaggccagcaggatcatctcccacatcaagaaagctcgaagcctccacatcatgtgccacatcccagtcttctgctggatcactgctacagttctggaggatgtgctggaaaccagagagggaggacagctgcccaagaccctgactgagatgtacatccacttcctggtggttcaggccaaagtgaagaaggtcaagtatgatggaggagctgagacagatccacactggagtccagagagcaggaagatgatggagtctctgggaaaactggcttttgatcagctgcagaaaggaaacctgatcttctatgaatcagacctgacagagtgtggcatcgatatcagagcagcctcagtgtactcaggagtgttcacacagatctttaaagaggagagaggactgtaccaggacaaggtgttctgcttcatccatctgagtgttcaggagtttctggctgctcttcatgtccatctgaccttcatcaagtctggactcaatctgctggaacaacaacaaacaacgtCCATGTGgtctaaattatttaaaaatagtttaaacTCTGTGCACCAGtgtgctgtgaacaaggccttacagagtcctaatggacacctggacttgttcctccgcttcctcctgggtctttcactgcagaccaatcagactctcctacgaggtctgctgacacagacaggaagtagctcacagaccaatcaggaaacagtcaagtacatcaagaagaagctcagtgagaatctgtctgcagagaaaagcatcaatctgttccactgtctgaatgaactgaatgatcgttctctgctggaggagatccaacagtccctgagatcaggacgtctctccacagataaactgtctcctgctcagtggtcagctctggtcttcatcttactgtcatcagaagaagatctggatgagtttgacctgcagaaatactctgcttcagaggaggctcttctgaggctgctgccagtggtcaaagcctccaacaaagctctgtgagtACATTTGTACTCATGTCTTTACTTTAACATCCAACTGTGTCAGTAATTTATTTCACCAGGCTTTCTTTGTATGAATTTGTATCCTAAAGTTTTGGGATTTCTCCAATACAACTGTAACCTCTTTGATGGCTCCAGAACTCGGTGCACTCGAGACGCTGAATCCACCATAAactctgacatcactgctgctgttatgTTATCAGTCTTTGTTTAAACACTTAGGCTGCATGTGCCTGATGTTGTGATACTTTATATTCACATGCATGCTCCTAGATACATTTCTACTGCAGGTCTATTTTTAGTCACAAATGTTGGTGAAACTCTTGCTTTTACATGCATGGTGGGTCCTGCATTAAAGCATTTGAATTACTCAGTGAATGATGGCAGCCAGAGAAACATCCTTAGTTCCACTTTAATCTCTGCTTCGGTCctccacagtgtgtttgttgttcctttgttgttgttggcctgctctctcctctcactccagtctggttgcagcagatgttTGTCCCTCCCTGAACCTGCAGACTTGGGTGCAGCACCTCAGTTCATCTTCAGTCTGAAACCAGCTGCTTTATCCCCTCAAGCACACCTTCCCTGGTCATCTCTGCTGTGGTTGCTATAAAATTTAatcttgattaaaaaaacaaagaacaaaaaaaagtaaactaaagtcaGACTTGATGCCATTTATTGGCAGCATGGTGCCTGTTTGATGATAAACTGCAGCACAGTCTAAAGCAAACCTTCTGACTTTATTGACTTTATGCATGTATATGTTCTTCCTGTTCACCTTGGACACACAACAGCTCTGTTTGTTGTGACTGGATCTAGAACAATTCAGATCAGCCAACATATCCTAATCTAGATGATTTTTAAGGTGGTATCTGGGAGGAAAAGTTAAAAATCAGCTTGGATGGCCTGTACTGTATGATGGCCTTGGTTGCACCACATTGACAGCCATGCAGGGTGGTTCACTCCTTGGGCAAGAAGACCGAGGAGTGAGCCACCCTTGGTCAAAGCTTGGTCATTCAAGCTCACTGTTGTCCCCTTGTTGGTTGATGATagtattttgtttttacctGACTTATAGTCATCATTGTCTTCAAATGaactcacacactgctgactgCTGTAGCTTACCTGGCTGAGCAGGTGACCCATGTACTGAAGGTTAGAGTCCTGACTCCAGGGCCTGGTTTGAGTCTGCCCAAGaccatttcctgtgtgttattctcctcacttcctgtcttctctgtcctatACAGTGAAGACACAAGGCCTCAGGTTGTGAAAActcttcctcttcatcatcttccATCTCTCTCATCTAAAATCACCAGTATTCTCTGAGTAGAGAATCTTTTCACAATCTTGAATGATAAGGATCCAAGTGGGTAAAGTTAGTTATTTGTTGTGTTCCTATTTGCAGCTGGGACAGATTGTGAAAAACTCTCGGCTGCCAAAATTACATCcagtttagaagaaaaacattgaGTGAAGTGTTTGCTTCATCATCCTTCACAGCTCATCCACCAGGTGTCacaaactgcagcagaacaGTACAAAGCATGTCATACTGGAACTGCAACAACCAGAGTTTTACTTACCTTTGGTGTTTCTTGACAGCATGAGCGAAATATTTACTGAACAGAGTCGTCTTCTGTAATCTTTTCAGATTCAGaacactgtatttattttcaagGGGCAATTAGGATACTGACCTTGCCAatcgtacatacaatacacaaacatcacattggggagacaggtcaggccaGGTAGCTGGCCGGTCAGACGCTAGAGCAGCGACCCAGAACTGAACAgcagaaaatgcacaacatgaggaaagatgaggagaaaaaagaactccgcccagactgagctccaacagggagatcagtttgagaacagaaaaaaatgaccttAGCACAGAGCACATGAAAACTCTTAATACGCcatagaaacacatgacaagcaacagggatgggtaacaggtgagagacagccgGTGTAGACAGCGCATCCAGGCCTGCAGCATTTGCGCTGGTCCCCTCGACCCACCGTCTGCACCAGGAGGGGATAAGCATGCTTAGGATGGaaggaacagtctaaacaccgTCTGTTATCAGGGTGAGACTTAttatgttcagctccagccttgagaccacagctggcgccgGTATGTTAGCTGCATGAAATGATGGTGGTTTTCTTTGGTGCCAACAACTGCATGTCACAGCTGATCTAACAGTCCGTCACtcgtctctcaatctcccgttggagagccgcgagcttctCCGAGAGGTTATCAGTTTAGTGCTCAAAGAGCAAagtctgagaactcacgaccgccaTGAGCTTCTTCAacatcttatccgtgctgcgttcaatgagcccattttgagaagtcACGACCCGTGCCattggccgtttatcaatgcccaagtacgcgagtacgtactcgcgtgctcggtgagtacgtacccgccgagaacgcatgCGGAGTATGCGTACCTGCCGagcgcgagcacggactcgtcggccgctttctcaattctcaagtaggcgagcacggactcgtgatttgtaccagcgtatgtgatgatgtcacaggtccggagtttttactgccgtcccctcttaatttaactgtgagtaacatgttatgcagcttaactttaatcacagccaaaccggtttactcaggaacaaataaaacactgaaatgaaccaaacattaacatttagaagtgatctaagtaacttatatatcatttttaacctcagtagtgaaacctctattaataaaaatagtgtacatgtacatacgtgtacataccttaataaaaacaagcaggtgagatgttagaacgcttttatttctattctagtggacactcaatactatagacagctgctggagtttctttaacctgagtagtgtgAAGACCGCTAGCGGgcgggagggggggggggcgatgtgccgggagtccgctgttgagttttggacgaaatgcattctgggatatatagctgtcccaagtctacaccgatgcatgctcgatgaaatgggcggatcgagaacacatccgggactttttcgcgttcttggtgtgatgcgtacttcgaattggaacagtacttggtctccgactgatgacgtatcacgagtacacgagaacgcaagtacgcacaagtacgcatattgataaacggccaTTGTTTCAGTCACAGCGGGCAGCCTGGtggggttttgaacagctgattctgctttctttaatcttcagtaagccagggccaagccagctcagatcagcaagaaccctttGCTGCTGTGAATGTCTGTGCTGATATATTTCAGTATCAGGCTCTAAATGTACAAATGGATCTGAGAAGATTTCCAATCATGTTTCTACTagatttacagtttgttttcatgtcttctgaCTCAGAAGGTGGAGCAGGTGGAGTTTACAAGGAGTAAGTGCTGATATAGAAGAAGAGTTGTGTTTTAATGAAGCTATTTAGTTAACCAATAATTGTATTGCATGCtggcattaaaacatgtttcatttgactgatttaattaatttttgtttgttttcttccagactgagtggctgtaacctctcagagagaagctgtgatgctctgtcctcagttctcaactcccagtcctctagtctgaaagagctggacctgagtaacaatgacctgcaggattcaggagtgaagcttctgtctgctgcactgcagagtccacattgtacactggaaactctcaggtcaggatcCAAACATATCAATAAATGATATTATTGTATAAACAACCAAGCTTTATAGAATTGGCAGGTGAACTTTTCTTTATCTTTGGATTGCTTAGGAGATTCTTAATTACGGTCTGAAGATTCTTTACAGtcacatgttttgttttaatggtaAAACAGAATTATTGTTCAGTTCAATGAGCAGGTAGCTGTGAGATTCATAATAATGAGGTATATTTGTATTAAAGATGACTAAACTTGAACAGTAGCTGTGTGAGTTACTTTGTTTACTCATGTGTGCTGATGTTGTGAGTAATTTAAAGCTGAAGTAAACTTGTAATGAGTTTAATAGAGTTTCTGAAGTAAGTGTACTTGgagatatttatgtgtttactaAAGTCCAGCAGCAGGAGGCTGTGTGTAGCATAGAGGAACCCAGACCTCAGCTTTGTCTCCTGGCTTctcttgctgctgctgcagtttccCCTCATCGTTCCCTTCAACAGTCTCCTCACTGTAACAAATCAAAGTGTTACTGTACAGAGTCACGTCTGAATGTTGCCATGTGCTATTAAAACTAAAAGCGATGTTTCATACACCCACGTGGTTCAGTCTGTTTTCTGggttctgttttgcagtgttagtcagtaagtgactgtagggctgtgcgatatgaccaaaatctcatatcccgatattaagacatctattgtccaataacaatataaatcacaaaaatgtaacattttctgtaaattctgtgaatgtcgggcagctcgactggcgtgaagtgtttccagctgggcgtcgcgtacctggagtcgagtgttttaaccgatgcatgaaacgatacatttttagacataagttgtaacggccgccgttttctttgtgagtatttattacacagcgtgctgcggggaaaagcctgttctaacgtttgagtctaaggtttattttttagcacctgacggctcttttttgcttctcatccttaaatactctgcatctttcacgtgattcagtttattttgaaaagtctcaacaggatcttgagctttattgtgaaaggtttatgtggaaaataaacaagcggacacgcaatggttttaccgtcgttgttgctaacgacaacgcataaatgTCCGTAGTGTggtaatattaaatataagagaaagagagaactttaggaaattaatatagccactacagtgaccatcaaaatgatgaaaaaatattgccgtaaacagtttcttttgcgacaccacgaaacaaacgatagcgtaaaatgaaacgatagacgtttttatatcgtcatccgatatatatcgttatatcaaacagccctaagtgactggctgctcctgtatgggattagaacgatgccgccttatcctatagtccagccaatgatgcgattcacattcgtatatacgcagctaatcaatgtcgctgacaggctatgacagcgtcatatgtgccgacaccggtgttttagcaaagtggctgatgtggagtgaagccacgttaatgacaacgtgtataaccattggagatgtgagcaggacagacggaacaactgatggaaaaagtgtggactttataccagtttttaaattgtgttgataggccgtaaaaccagagttatgataaaaaatatctgcaatgtttggttttcttcctgaatactgtcgttgtttataacaacgacagtattcagtatttattgcaaaaaactttgttgtttgcaaaactcagtaacttttttgaagaagtaactatataattaattgcccaacattggtcattatttactgtatgttgcagacagagttacagactctctcccagaccacagactcataatacaagtcagagctttatgaaaatagaaagttgtgttttcaaaattggagttcaagttatttttccttccaatagtgttaacatcctacacaggtcatgaacaagattttttttttaattttcattgtaagtgggctaaagcagttaattaaaagtagtctaacataaatataaatgctgtaatttgattattttaataaacatgtaacttggatggattagacgctggcgtgaccacagtgcacacgtctgctgttgctcacagtggtccaagggacgctcagggagtttgtgtgttcgctcagacacatcaaacattagagggaacattggcgGTGACTGGCAGGGAAAAGGGGAATGATAAGACTCACTGtaaattagagatggcacgataccacatttttatgtccgataccgatatcataaatttggatatctgccgataccgatatgaatccgatatagtgtgttttttaatcaataaaattgtttttttaatatcttgctgcattttgtataagttcatactcaagtttaaataaacaacaacactaaagctattctgttatacctgtatgtaaaaaaaatacactgcacccaaaatatttcatagttcagcaacactgatcaatctaataaactta
The sequence above is a segment of the Oreochromis aureus strain Israel breed Guangdong linkage group 3, ZZ_aureus, whole genome shotgun sequence genome. Coding sequences within it:
- the LOC120438852 gene encoding protein NLRC3-like, with amino-acid sequence SEVPSAQSAQQHQTQLDSIFMLLEDNIITFVKNELKKIQKVLSPDYPECLESQRSSSREAFVKITVDFLRRMKQEELADRLQRQLQAAVCHRNLKSALKKKFQCVFEGIAKAGNTTLLNQIYTELYITEGGTAEVNDEHEVRQIETASRKPDRPETTIRQEDIFKASPGRDEPIRTVLTKGVAGIGKTVLTQKYSLDWAEDKANQDIQFIFPFTFRELNVLKEEKFSLVELVHHFFTETKEAGICSFEDFQVVFIFDGLDECRLPLDFHKTTILTDPRKSTSVDVLLINLIRGKLLPSARLWITTRPAAANQIPPWCVDMVTEVRGFTDPQKEEYFRKRFRDEEQASRIISHIKKARSLHIMCHIPVFCWITATVLEDVLETREGGQLPKTLTEMYIHFLVVQAKVKKVKYDGGAETDPHWSPESRKMMESLGKLAFDQLQKGNLIFYESDLTECGIDIRAASVYSGVFTQIFKEERGLYQDKVFCFIHLSVQEFLAALHVHLTFIKSGLNLLEQQQTTSMWSKLFKNSLNSVHQCAVNKALQSPNGHLDLFLRFLLGLSLQTNQTLLRGLLTQTGSSSQTNQETVKYIKKKLSENLSAEKSINLFHCLNELNDRSLLEEIQQSLRSGRLSTDKLSPAQWSALVFILLSSEEDLDEFDLQKYSASEEALLRLLPVVKASNKALLSGCNLSERSCDALSSVLNSQSSSLKELDLSNNDLQDSGVKLLSAALQSPHCTLETLRLSHCDLSERSCEALSSALSSQTSNLRQLDLSNTNLKDSGVKLLSEGLKSPHCTLETLRVEPAGVRWLRPGLRKYSCQLTIDTNTVNTKLQLSDNNRKVTHVEEVQSYPDHPDRFDVWPQLLCRNGLTGRCYWEVEWRGTVDISVSYRSIRRKGDRYDCGFGYNDQSWSLYCDYNGPRYVRHNNRQTSISSSSSSSSSVSNRAAVYVDCPAGTLSFYRVSSDTLIHLHTFNTTFTQTLYPGFMFCDNQAGLKHITAVTTVTAPSIHR